GGCAAGGGCTGGCGGCTGGTTGTGGCCATTGCCGATGTCTCGTTCTATGTGACACCGGACAGCGAGCTCGACCGCGAGGCATTTGAAAGGGGTAATTCGGTCTATTTTCCGGACCGGGTAATTCCCATGCTACCCGAGGCGCTGTCGAACAATCTGTGTTCGCTCATGCCGGAAGTCGATCGCCTGGCCATGGTGTGCGACATGGTGGTCACCCCCCAGGGCCGGGTCAAGTCGTATGAATTCTACGAGGCCGTGATCCGCTCCCATGCGCGCCTGACCTACACAAAGGTCGCCGCCATGCTGGTCGGCAAGGACAGGGATCTGCGCGAGCAATATGAGCCCCTGGTTCCGCATCTGGAACAGTTGCATGCGGTATACGGCGCGTTGCACAAGGTACGCCTGGCACGTGGTGCTGTTGATTTCGAGCTCCCGGAAACCCGCATCGTTTTCGACGAGAATCGCAAGATCGAGACCATCGTCGCGGTGGAGCGGAATGACGCCCATCGCCTGATCGAGGAATGCATGCTGGCCGCCAATGTCTGTGCCGCCGAGTTTCTGGGGGAGCACAAGGTGCCGACGCCGTACCGCGTTCATGCGGGCCCTACGGCAGAGAAGCTTACGGCGCTGCGGGAGTTCCTCTCCGAGTTCGGTCTGTCCCTGGGCGGTGGTGCGAAACCGGAAGCGGCTGACTACGCTCATGTGCTGTCGCAACTGGAAGGTCGCAAGGATGCACGTCTGATCCAGACGGTCATGCTGCGCAGTCTGAGTCAGGCGATCTACACACCGGACAATATTGGTCACTTTGCTCTTGCCTTCGCCAGCTATGCCCACTTCACATCGCCGATCCGACGCTATCCGGATCTGATGGTCCATCGCTCCATTAAGGGTGTGGTGAAAAAGAAGCAGGGGCGTGGTCGGGTGAAGCATGCCTTGTCACGGGTTCTCGGGGCGACTCCCTCTCAGGAATTCATGGACGCGGTAAAGGTGCAGTCCGAACACTGTTCCATGACCGGTCGGCGTGCCGATGAAGCGGTGTGGGACGTGATCAAGTGGTTGAAGACGGAGTACATGACGGACCGGGTTGGAGAGGTATTCGACGGGGTCATTAGCGGCGTAACCGGTTTTGGACTGTTCGTGGAGATTCGCAACATCTATGTCGAAGGACTGGTTCACATCTCGTCCCTGGGAAACGACTACTACCGTTTCGATCCGGTCAAGCATGCGTTGATTGGTGAACGAACCCGCCAGGTACTGCGGCTTGGGGACGAGGTGTCAGTTCGCGTGGTGCGGGTGGACCTGGACGAGGCGCGGATTGACCTGGAACTGATGGAGCAAAAAGGCCGTCCACGACGCGGGCCTCGATCAAAGAAGAAGGGGCGCCCACCGGTGCGGAAGAAGAAGGCGGCTACACGGAAGACTGCGAGCAAGAACACGAGCAACAAGAAGAACAGCAAGGCGAAGAAGAAACCGGCTCGACCCTCCACAACCGGTTCCGGCAAGAAGAAATCCCGCCGCGGCGGCAAACGCGGTCGTCGAAGTGACTGAGGAAACCGTAGTCGGTATCCATGCGGTGGGTGACCTGGAGCGCCGACCCGAACAGATCACCCGGCTTTGGGTCGATGCAGCGCGCCAAGACGCACGTATGGCCAAACTGCTTGATCAGGCAGACCGCCTCGGCATCGCGCTCCAGAGGATCGGGCGTACCGAACTGGAGAAGAAGGCCGGTGCGGGTGTGGCCCATCAGGGGATCGTCGCACAGATTGTTGCTGGGCAGGGCCTTGGCGATGCGGACCTTGCGCAGTTGGTGCAGCGGGTTCCGGAGGATGCCTTGGTGCTGGTCCTGGATGGTGTGCAGGATCCGCACAATCTCGGCGCGTGCATGCGAACCGCAGAGGCCGCCGGGGTCGCCGCGGTCGTGATCCCCAGGGACCGCGCGGCACGGGTAAATGCCACAGTGCGGAAGGCCGCCTGCGGTGCCGCGGAAATCATATCCTGGATCCGGGTGACCAATCTCGCACGTACCCTCGGGCAACTGAAGGAAGCGGGTTTCTGGGTGCTGGGTGCGAGCGGCGATGGCGATTCTGATCTGTATCAAAGCGACCTGACAGGTCGCACGGCTATTGTGCTCGGAGCCGAGGGAAAGGGCTTGCGCCGGCTGACGCGGGAACACTGCGACGTGCTGGTCAGCATTCCCATGGTGGGCGCGGTCGAGAGCCTGAACGTTTCCAATGCGGCCGCGGTGATACTTTTTGAAGCGGTGCGGCAACGCCGTAGCGGACCAACCGGGAGCAAGAAATGATTACACGGGAAGACGTGACGGAAATGCTGGAGAAGCTCAAGACCCAGCGGGATGAGTTGCGCGTGCAGATTCACCTGGGTGCGGCCGAGGCCCGGCAGCAATGGGACGAGCTGGAAAGGAAATGGGGCCATTTCGAGGCCAAGGCCCGGCAGCTTGGGGGTGCAAGCGCCGAGGCGGGCAAGGACGTCCTGACGGCCGCCGGAGAGTTGGGCGCAGAGTTGAAGGCGGGCTATGAGAAGATTCGAAAATCCCTCTAGAAACAGGGGCGGACCCCCGGTCTAAGCTACTGATTTTCAGTTCTGTTTCCCTTGGCACGGAGGCCAAATCCGGTTAGAATGCGCCGCTTTCGCGGCACCGAAGCCGGTGTCATGACTTCACTCCTTACCTCACCGGAACGATGCAGCCGGGAGGCAAACCCGAGAGGAGATACAATGCGTCACTACGAAATCGTGTTTCTGGTCCATCCGGACCAGAGCGAGCAGGTTCCTGCCATGGTTGAGCGTTATCGTGCCATGGTCGACTCCGGAAAGGGTGCCATCCACCGCCTGGAAGACTGGGGCCGCCGTCAGCTTGCCTATACCATCAACAAGGTCCACAAGGCTCACTACGTACTCATGAACATTGAGTGCGATCAGGACACCCTGCGCGAGCTGGAATCATCCTTCAAGTTCAGCGATGCGGTGCTCCGCTGGCTGACGGTGCGCCGCGAAGAGGCGATCACCGAACCGTCCCCCATGGCGAAAGAGGCGCAGCAGGAAGAGGGTGGTTCTTCGAGTGAGGACCGGGGTCGAGCAAGGGAATCCACGGATGAAGCTGCCAGAAAAACGGAATCTGCGGAAAAGTCAGAGGACAAGGAAACTTCCAGCGATAAAGAGCCAGAGTCGGCCACAAGCGACGAAGACTAGAGGAGGTACAGGATATGTCACGCTATTTCCGTCGGAAGAAATATTGCCGCTTCACGGCCGAAGGCATCAAGGAGATCGACTACAAGGATCTCAATCTGATCAAGGGTTACATCACGGAGACGGGCAAGATCATTCCCAGTCGCGTGATGGGCACCAAGGCCCGCTACCAGCGCCAACTCGCGCGCGCGGTGAAGTACGCACGGTATCTGGCGCTGCTGCCGTACACGGATCAGCACCAGTAGGCCCGGAGACATTGCAATGAATGTGATACTACTCGACAAGATCCGTA
The sequence above is drawn from the Acidiferrobacteraceae bacterium genome and encodes:
- the rnr gene encoding ribonuclease R, which produces MSTRKHRKKFVDPHAEREARKYDRPIPSREAILEVLSDAGELLTAEQLAAALELRDEQDLEHFQRRLRAMVRDGQLHRNRRGHYGRVERMNLVSGTVIGHADGFGFLAPDDNSDDLFLSPRQMRKVMHGDRAMGQVVGMDSRGRREGAIVEVLERRHKTVVGRYVEDGVGVVVPEDKRLAHDIFVSPEDANGARGGQIVEVELTRYPDGRVRAMGRIIEVLGDHMAPGMEVDVAIRKFDLPNRWSPAIDEEVIAIGKEVPESAKRGRRDLRTLPLVTIDGEDARDYDDAVYCERKGKGWRLVVAIADVSFYVTPDSELDREAFERGNSVYFPDRVIPMLPEALSNNLCSLMPEVDRLAMVCDMVVTPQGRVKSYEFYEAVIRSHARLTYTKVAAMLVGKDRDLREQYEPLVPHLEQLHAVYGALHKVRLARGAVDFELPETRIVFDENRKIETIVAVERNDAHRLIEECMLAANVCAAEFLGEHKVPTPYRVHAGPTAEKLTALREFLSEFGLSLGGGAKPEAADYAHVLSQLEGRKDARLIQTVMLRSLSQAIYTPDNIGHFALAFASYAHFTSPIRRYPDLMVHRSIKGVVKKKQGRGRVKHALSRVLGATPSQEFMDAVKVQSEHCSMTGRRADEAVWDVIKWLKTEYMTDRVGEVFDGVISGVTGFGLFVEIRNIYVEGLVHISSLGNDYYRFDPVKHALIGERTRQVLRLGDEVSVRVVRVDLDEARIDLELMEQKGRPRRGPRSKKKGRPPVRKKKAATRKTASKNTSNKKNSKAKKKPARPSTTGSGKKKSRRGGKRGRRSD
- the rlmB gene encoding 23S rRNA (guanosine(2251)-2'-O)-methyltransferase RlmB, whose amino-acid sequence is MTEETVVGIHAVGDLERRPEQITRLWVDAARQDARMAKLLDQADRLGIALQRIGRTELEKKAGAGVAHQGIVAQIVAGQGLGDADLAQLVQRVPEDALVLVLDGVQDPHNLGACMRTAEAAGVAAVVIPRDRAARVNATVRKAACGAAEIISWIRVTNLARTLGQLKEAGFWVLGASGDGDSDLYQSDLTGRTAIVLGAEGKGLRRLTREHCDVLVSIPMVGAVESLNVSNAAAVILFEAVRQRRSGPTGSKK
- the rpsF gene encoding 30S ribosomal protein S6, with the translated sequence MRHYEIVFLVHPDQSEQVPAMVERYRAMVDSGKGAIHRLEDWGRRQLAYTINKVHKAHYVLMNIECDQDTLRELESSFKFSDAVLRWLTVRREEAITEPSPMAKEAQQEEGGSSSEDRGRARESTDEAARKTESAEKSEDKETSSDKEPESATSDED
- the rpsR gene encoding 30S ribosomal protein S18, with protein sequence MSRYFRRKKYCRFTAEGIKEIDYKDLNLIKGYITETGKIIPSRVMGTKARYQRQLARAVKYARYLALLPYTDQHQ